Proteins co-encoded in one Bremerella sp. TYQ1 genomic window:
- the aroH gene encoding chorismate mutase: MLCRGVRGATTVTDNNRDEILEATRQLLALMIRQNQIDPKDVASAIFTITSDLNAEFPALAARQIGWMDVPLICTHEISVPGSLPRCVRILLHWNTEKSQEDIHHVYVRDAVRLRPDLCQVPEIDWQELEQWIEQQMAGMK; encoded by the coding sequence ATGTTGTGCCGAGGTGTCCGCGGAGCCACGACCGTTACTGATAACAATCGAGACGAGATTCTCGAAGCAACACGGCAACTACTTGCTTTGATGATTCGCCAGAACCAGATCGACCCCAAGGACGTCGCAAGTGCCATCTTTACCATTACGAGTGATCTGAATGCCGAGTTCCCAGCTCTGGCGGCCCGGCAAATTGGCTGGATGGACGTACCATTAATCTGCACGCACGAGATAAGCGTGCCAGGCTCGCTTCCACGATGTGTCCGCATTTTGCTGCACTGGAACACGGAAAAGTCGCAAGAAGATATACATCACGTCTATGTACGCGATGCCGTTCGACTTCGCCCAGATTTGTGCCAAGTGCCAGAGATTGATTGGCAGGAACTTGAGCAATGGATCGAGCAGCAAATGGCCGGCATGAAGTAA